Proteins encoded by one window of Blautia argi:
- the glmL gene encoding methylaspartate mutase accessory protein GlmL: protein MKPILLVDFGSTNTKVTAVDVENCEILGTAAAYTTVETDINNGLHEALKILEKTTGPLEFSERYACSSAAGGLKMISIGLVPELTAKASREASLGAGAKVWKTYSFNLTKGDMREIETYHPDIILLTGGTDGGNTECILYNAKMLADLSYDCPIVIAGNRCAADECQEILEGRTTYICDNVMPRLGELNIEPTQKQIREVFLKRIVQGKGLSEASDLVSGIIMPTPSAMLAAMELLSDGWEDARGIGELVGVDLGGATTDIYSIADGNPANAATVMKGLQEPYAKRSVEGDIGMRYSVQGILEAAGDRKLSKISGINRQKIAGLVEYLGSHTDYIPDNEEMEHIDYALACAAVETAVTRHAGSLEQVYTPCGLTYVQSGKDLRRVKYVIVTGGALIHAKHTEEIAKFALYDESTPGSLRPEHAEILVDRKYILAAMGLLSQHYPTAALEIMKKEIAYYGHKE from the coding sequence ATGAAACCAATTTTACTGGTGGACTTTGGCAGCACAAACACCAAGGTAACGGCTGTAGATGTGGAAAACTGTGAGATTTTGGGAACAGCGGCAGCCTATACCACCGTAGAAACAGATATTAATAACGGGCTTCACGAGGCGCTGAAAATACTGGAAAAGACCACAGGCCCTCTGGAATTTTCAGAACGCTATGCCTGTTCAAGCGCAGCCGGAGGTCTGAAAATGATTTCCATAGGTCTGGTGCCGGAGTTGACCGCCAAAGCGTCAAGAGAAGCTTCTCTCGGAGCCGGAGCAAAGGTGTGGAAAACATATTCCTTTAACCTGACAAAAGGAGATATGCGGGAAATTGAAACCTATCACCCGGATATTATCCTGCTTACCGGAGGGACGGACGGAGGGAATACAGAGTGTATTCTCTACAATGCCAAGATGCTGGCGGATTTAAGCTATGACTGTCCTATTGTCATTGCAGGAAACCGCTGTGCAGCAGATGAGTGTCAGGAAATTCTGGAAGGAAGAACAACCTATATTTGTGATAATGTAATGCCAAGGCTTGGAGAATTAAACATTGAGCCGACCCAGAAGCAGATACGGGAAGTTTTTTTAAAGAGAATTGTGCAGGGGAAAGGACTTTCCGAGGCATCGGATTTGGTTTCCGGTATTATTATGCCAACCCCTTCAGCTATGTTAGCAGCCATGGAGCTTTTATCTGACGGCTGGGAAGATGCCAGAGGCATTGGGGAACTGGTAGGCGTGGATTTAGGCGGCGCTACCACGGACATCTATTCTATTGCAGACGGAAATCCTGCCAATGCGGCAACGGTGATGAAGGGACTGCAGGAACCCTATGCAAAACGCAGTGTGGAAGGCGATATCGGCATGCGCTACAGCGTTCAGGGGATTCTGGAGGCAGCAGGCGACCGGAAGCTGTCTAAAATATCCGGTATTAACCGCCAGAAAATTGCGGGGCTGGTGGAATATCTGGGAAGTCACACAGACTATATCCCGGATAATGAAGAAATGGAACACATCGACTATGCGCTGGCCTGTGCTGCTGTGGAAACAGCCGTTACACGTCACGCAGGTTCTCTGGAACAGGTGTATACCCCCTGCGGTCTGACTTATGTACAAAGCGGCAAGGATTTGCGGCGGGTAAAATATGTTATTGTCACAGGCGGGGCTTTGATACATGCAAAGCATACAGAGGAAATTGCCAAATTCGCTCTGTATGATGAAAGCACTCCCGGCTCTTTGCGCCCGGAGCATGCGGAAATCCTGGTGGATAGAAAATATATTCTGGCGGCAATGGGACTGCTTTCCCAGCATTATCCCACAGCGGCGCTGGAAATTATGAAGAAGGAGATTGCTTATTATGGACATAAGGAATAA
- the glmS gene encoding methylaspartate mutase subunit S produces the protein MDKKKLVIGVIGADVHAVGISILQHAFEDAGFDVTNLGVMVSQEEYISAAIETGADAIMVSSLYGHGELDCRGLRDKCNEAGLKDILLYVGGNIVVGKQPFNEVEKRFKAMGFDRVFGPGTAPETTIAALYEDFGMEAPKTED, from the coding sequence GTGGATAAGAAAAAATTAGTCATTGGTGTAATCGGCGCTGATGTACATGCCGTGGGAATCAGCATTCTCCAGCATGCTTTTGAGGACGCTGGTTTTGATGTGACAAACCTTGGAGTTATGGTATCTCAGGAGGAATATATTTCTGCTGCTATTGAAACAGGGGCAGACGCTATTATGGTATCCTCTCTTTACGGTCACGGAGAGCTGGACTGCCGTGGTCTGAGAGATAAATGCAACGAAGCCGGATTAAAAGATATTCTTTTATATGTAGGCGGAAATATTGTAGTAGGAAAGCAGCCATTTAACGAAGTGGAAAAACGTTTTAAAGCCATGGGATTTGACCGTGTATTCGGTCCCGGTACAGCGCCGGAAACAACCATCGCGGCTTTATACGAAGATTTTGGTATGGAAGCACCAAAGACAGAGGACTGA
- the citF gene encoding citrate lyase subunit alpha, translating into MSKLIESIKEAIEKTGLKSGMTISFHHHMRNGDYVLNMVLEEAARMGIRDLTVNASSIFDIHEPIIDHIKNGVVTGLECNYMGAKVGKAISQGILEKPVIFRSHGGRAGDMENGSSKIDIAFLAAPCADNMGNCSGKYGPSACGSLGYAFSDAIHAGKVVVITDNLVPYPLKDTSINEGYVDYVVQVEQIGDPARIVSGTTKITRDPVGLRIAGLAAQVVKHSGYLKDGFSFQTGAGGASLAVAKYVEEMMEKEHIKGSFCMGGITGYMVDMADKGYFDTILDVQCFDLKAIASIRENPKHQEISAMRYASPAAKSAAVDSLDVVILGATQVDVNFNVNVHTDSNGYIMGGSGGHCDTAAGAKLAIIVAPLIRARLPLIVDQVLCKSTPGETVDVVVTQRGIAVNPKQKELKEKLVKAGLPVKEIEELKQIAEDIAGVPKRVEMGERVVANVLYRDGTLLDTIKNVK; encoded by the coding sequence ATGAGCAAATTAATCGAATCCATAAAAGAGGCCATTGAAAAAACAGGATTAAAATCCGGAATGACCATCTCTTTTCATCATCATATGAGAAACGGCGACTATGTACTAAACATGGTATTGGAGGAAGCAGCCCGTATGGGAATCCGGGATTTAACCGTAAATGCCAGTTCCATTTTCGATATTCACGAGCCTATTATCGACCATATTAAAAACGGCGTAGTCACAGGATTGGAATGTAATTACATGGGAGCAAAGGTGGGAAAAGCCATTTCCCAGGGGATTTTGGAAAAACCGGTGATTTTCAGAAGTCACGGTGGAAGAGCCGGAGATATGGAAAACGGTTCCTCTAAAATCGACATTGCCTTTCTGGCTGCGCCTTGTGCAGACAATATGGGAAACTGTAGCGGCAAATATGGTCCTTCTGCCTGTGGCTCTCTGGGATATGCTTTTTCGGATGCCATACATGCCGGTAAGGTTGTGGTAATTACCGATAACCTGGTTCCATATCCCTTAAAGGATACCTCTATCAACGAAGGATATGTGGATTATGTAGTGCAGGTGGAGCAGATTGGAGATCCGGCGCGTATTGTGTCAGGAACAACCAAGATTACCCGTGATCCGGTAGGGCTTCGCATTGCAGGGCTGGCAGCACAGGTAGTTAAGCATTCTGGTTACTTAAAGGATGGTTTTTCCTTCCAGACCGGTGCCGGAGGCGCTTCCCTGGCTGTGGCAAAATATGTGGAAGAAATGATGGAAAAAGAGCATATTAAGGGCAGCTTCTGTATGGGCGGTATTACAGGATACATGGTAGACATGGCAGACAAGGGATACTTTGATACCATTCTGGACGTGCAGTGCTTTGATTTAAAAGCGATTGCTTCTATCCGGGAAAATCCGAAGCATCAGGAAATTTCAGCTATGCGCTATGCTTCTCCGGCTGCAAAAAGCGCAGCAGTAGATAGTCTGGACGTGGTGATTCTGGGCGCTACACAGGTGGACGTAAACTTTAATGTCAATGTACATACAGATTCCAACGGATACATTATGGGAGGTTCCGGGGGACACTGCGATACAGCCGCAGGGGCAAAACTGGCAATTATTGTAGCTCCCCTTATCAGGGCAAGACTTCCTCTGATTGTAGACCAGGTGCTGTGTAAATCCACACCTGGGGAAACCGTTGATGTGGTGGTAACACAGAGAGGAATCGCCGTAAATCCGAAACAAAAGGAATTAAAGGAAAAATTAGTAAAAGCCGGACTTCCGGTAAAAGAAATAGAAGAATTAAAACAGATTGCAGAGGACATTGCGGGTGTCCCCAAACGGGTGGAAATGGGAGAACGAGTTGTAGCAAACGTACTGTACCGCGATGGAACTTTACTGGATACAATTAAAAATGTGAAATAG
- a CDS encoding HpcH/HpaI aldolase/citrate lyase family protein, translating to MLFLPGNTPNMLINGDTLGADTIIFDLEDAVSPDEKDAARILVRNALKYQSFPACEVVVRINPTDTEFWKEDLKAIIPLKPDVIMPTKVSGGEMIRQVADYITEVEKEAGVEEGAVKILPLIETALGVEKAFDIASADKRVIGLFLGGEDFTADMHCKRTKEGKEIFYARTRLVCAARACGIEAYDTPFTDVEDMEGLEKDTEFAKSLGFAGKAVISPRHVDIVNAVFSPTESEIEYAHDVMEAIEEGKRQGKGVISLRGKMIDAPIVKRARQVLEMEEAIYGGACR from the coding sequence ATGCTGTTTTTACCGGGAAACACTCCCAATATGCTGATAAACGGGGATACTCTGGGAGCAGATACTATTATTTTTGATTTGGAGGACGCAGTATCTCCGGACGAGAAGGACGCAGCTAGAATTTTGGTAAGAAATGCGCTGAAATATCAGTCTTTTCCAGCCTGTGAGGTTGTGGTTCGTATCAATCCTACAGACACAGAGTTCTGGAAGGAGGACTTAAAAGCCATCATTCCTCTGAAGCCGGATGTGATTATGCCAACCAAGGTAAGCGGAGGCGAGATGATTCGTCAGGTGGCAGATTATATCACAGAAGTGGAAAAGGAAGCAGGCGTAGAAGAAGGTGCGGTAAAAATTCTGCCGCTGATCGAAACCGCTTTGGGTGTGGAGAAAGCCTTTGATATTGCCAGTGCAGACAAACGGGTCATTGGTTTGTTTTTAGGCGGAGAGGATTTTACCGCAGACATGCACTGCAAACGTACCAAAGAGGGCAAGGAAATTTTCTATGCCAGAACCCGTCTGGTGTGTGCGGCAAGAGCCTGCGGAATCGAGGCATATGATACGCCGTTTACAGATGTGGAGGATATGGAAGGTCTGGAAAAGGATACAGAGTTTGCCAAGAGTCTGGGCTTTGCAGGAAAAGCAGTCATTTCCCCAAGACATGTGGACATTGTAAATGCAGTCTTTTCTCCCACAGAAAGCGAAATCGAGTATGCCCATGATGTTATGGAGGCCATTGAAGAAGGCAAGCGTCAGGGCAAAGGCGTTATTTCTTTAAGAGGCAAGATGATTGACGCACCTATTGTAAAACGTGCCAGACAGGTACTGGAAATGGAAGAAGCGATTTACGGAGGTGCGTGCAGATGA
- the citD gene encoding citrate lyase acyl carrier protein, with protein MKILKNAVAGTLESSDLFIQIEPDEKELTLEIDSVVANQYMDSIRAAVLDTLKEFDVSTGKIFIKDKGALDCVIRARMETALKRGGVEAK; from the coding sequence GTGAAGATTTTAAAAAATGCAGTAGCAGGAACCCTGGAATCCAGTGATTTGTTTATTCAGATTGAGCCAGACGAAAAGGAACTGACCCTGGAGATTGACTCCGTTGTTGCGAATCAATATATGGATTCCATTCGGGCTGCCGTGCTGGATACCTTAAAGGAATTTGACGTATCCACAGGAAAAATCTTTATTAAAGACAAAGGTGCCTTAGACTGCGTAATACGCGCACGAATGGAAACTGCACTGAAAAGAGGGGGAGTGGAAGCAAAATGA
- a CDS encoding cyclodeaminase/cyclohydrolase family protein — MKNMTIKEFAMQTASNEPVPGGGSISALAGALAAALTEMVAGLTIGKKKYAEVEEEMKAAVEPMHKICEQLLDDIKRDSESFDLYMQALTLPKETEEEKAARTAAMQNGLKAAVAVPLSVAKAAYEVLPFAEVMVTKGNKTAVTDALVATMMARTAVLGALFNVKINLESIKDEEFVKATSEEVAVLEKKAVAFEQKILAQAGVSKSVTE; from the coding sequence ATGAAAAATATGACAATTAAAGAATTCGCCATGCAGACAGCCTCTAATGAACCAGTACCTGGGGGCGGAAGTATTTCCGCCCTCGCTGGCGCTTTAGCAGCAGCTCTTACAGAAATGGTGGCAGGACTGACTATTGGCAAGAAAAAATATGCAGAAGTGGAAGAAGAGATGAAGGCAGCTGTAGAACCTATGCATAAAATCTGCGAGCAGCTTTTAGATGATATCAAAAGAGATAGTGAATCCTTTGATTTATATATGCAGGCTCTGACTCTTCCGAAGGAAACAGAGGAGGAAAAGGCAGCCCGTACAGCCGCTATGCAGAATGGCTTAAAGGCGGCAGTGGCAGTGCCTTTATCTGTGGCAAAAGCAGCATATGAGGTACTTCCTTTTGCAGAGGTTATGGTGACAAAGGGAAATAAAACTGCGGTAACAGATGCACTGGTTGCTACTATGATGGCGAGAACTGCTGTATTGGGTGCATTGTTTAATGTAAAAATCAATCTGGAATCCATTAAGGACGAAGAATTTGTAAAGGCAACTTCTGAAGAGGTTGCTGTATTGGAGAAAAAAGCCGTTGCCTTTGAACAGAAAATTCTGGCACAGGCAGGGGTTTCCAAAAGTGTAACAGAGTAA
- the ftcD gene encoding glutamate formimidoyltransferase yields MNKIIECVPNFSEGRDKEKIEKIVDCFRNVEGVKLLDYSSDEDHNRSVVTVIGEPAPLKDAMVAAIGKAVELIDMTKHQGQHPRMGCVDVVPFIPIRNTTVEEADALAKEVAKEASEKFGQPFFLYEKSATAPHRENLAKVRQGQFEGMAEKMKDQEKWKPDFGPNTIHPTGGVTAIGARMPLIAYNINLDTSNVEIAQKIADKIRHVKGGFRYCKAMGVMLEDRNIAQVSMNLTDYTKTSVYTVFETVRMEARRYGVNVLGSEVVGLIPLQAIVDCAEYYLGFEGFDPKQVLETRL; encoded by the coding sequence ATGAACAAGATTATTGAATGTGTACCTAACTTCAGTGAAGGTAGAGATAAAGAAAAAATCGAAAAAATTGTTGACTGCTTCCGCAATGTGGAAGGCGTAAAATTGCTGGACTACAGCTCTGATGAAGACCACAACAGAAGTGTTGTGACGGTTATCGGTGAACCGGCTCCGTTAAAGGACGCTATGGTAGCTGCTATCGGCAAAGCAGTGGAACTCATTGATATGACAAAACATCAGGGACAGCACCCACGCATGGGCTGTGTTGACGTTGTTCCTTTCATTCCTATTCGTAACACAACCGTAGAAGAAGCAGATGCTCTTGCAAAAGAGGTTGCAAAAGAAGCTTCTGAGAAATTCGGTCAGCCATTCTTCTTATATGAAAAATCTGCAACTGCACCCCACAGAGAAAACCTTGCAAAGGTTCGTCAGGGACAGTTTGAAGGTATGGCAGAAAAAATGAAAGATCAGGAAAAATGGAAACCGGACTTTGGTCCAAACACCATTCACCCTACAGGCGGAGTAACAGCTATCGGCGCCAGAATGCCGCTGATTGCTTACAACATTAACCTGGATACTTCAAACGTGGAAATCGCTCAGAAAATTGCAGATAAAATCCGTCATGTAAAAGGCGGCTTCCGTTACTGCAAGGCAATGGGCGTTATGCTGGAAGACAGAAACATTGCACAGGTATCCATGAACCTGACAGACTACACAAAAACATCTGTTTACACTGTATTTGAAACGGTTCGCATGGAAGCAAGACGTTACGGCGTAAATGTACTTGGCAGTGAAGTTGTTGGTCTGATTCCTCTGCAGGCAATCGTAGACTGTGCAGAGTATTACCTGGGATTTGAAGGCTTTGACCCGAAACAGGTGCTTGAAACAAGACTGTAA
- the hutI gene encoding imidazolonepropionase: protein MKKRYIRHASELVTCKGSAPKHGKEMSDIGLIKDGAVIIHDDKIVATGTTEELDKQVDFEEYEVIDATGKTVMPGFVDSHTHFIFGGYRADEFSWRLKGDSYMSIMERGGGINATVVPTREATEEELIEAGEERLNRMLEFGVTTVEGKSGYGMDCDTELKQLRVMKKLDETHPVDIVRTFLGPHSVLPQWKGREREFLEEQLQVVMPKVKEENLAEFADIFTEKNVFNIEDSEYYLTEAKKMGFKLKIHADEIYQLGGAELASRVGAVSADHLLKASDEGIRQMRDAGVISTLLPATAFSLKEEYAPGRKMIDEGCAVALASDLNPGSCFTNSIPLLVALGCIYMNMSIEEVITALTINGAAAVDRADTVGSLEPGKQADLVILKFPSIHFMPYHTGINLVETVIKKGETVYHKEWK from the coding sequence ATGAAAAAAAGATATATACGTCACGCTTCTGAACTGGTTACCTGTAAGGGCAGTGCGCCAAAGCATGGAAAAGAAATGTCTGACATCGGTCTGATTAAAGACGGTGCAGTGATTATCCATGATGACAAAATCGTTGCCACAGGAACCACAGAGGAACTGGACAAACAGGTGGACTTTGAAGAATATGAAGTCATAGACGCCACAGGGAAAACCGTTATGCCGGGGTTCGTGGATTCTCATACACACTTTATTTTCGGCGGATACCGTGCAGATGAATTTTCCTGGAGGTTAAAGGGCGACAGTTATATGTCCATTATGGAACGGGGCGGCGGCATTAATGCCACCGTCGTTCCTACCAGAGAGGCAACCGAAGAGGAACTGATAGAAGCCGGAGAAGAACGTTTAAACCGCATGCTGGAGTTTGGTGTTACCACAGTGGAAGGCAAGAGCGGTTATGGCATGGATTGTGACACAGAGCTGAAACAGCTTCGTGTCATGAAAAAGCTGGACGAAACCCACCCGGTGGATATTGTCAGAACCTTCCTAGGACCTCACAGTGTTCTTCCTCAGTGGAAAGGCAGGGAAAGAGAGTTCCTGGAAGAGCAGCTTCAGGTGGTTATGCCTAAAGTAAAAGAAGAAAACCTGGCAGAGTTTGCTGACATCTTTACAGAAAAGAATGTATTTAATATAGAAGATTCCGAGTATTATCTCACAGAAGCAAAGAAAATGGGATTTAAGTTAAAAATCCATGCAGATGAGATTTATCAGTTAGGTGGTGCAGAGCTGGCTTCCAGAGTGGGGGCTGTGTCTGCAGACCATTTGCTCAAGGCTTCTGATGAGGGAATCCGTCAGATGCGAGATGCCGGTGTGATCAGTACCCTGCTTCCTGCGACTGCATTTTCTTTAAAAGAGGAATATGCACCTGGAAGAAAAATGATTGATGAGGGCTGTGCTGTGGCGCTTGCTTCTGATTTGAATCCGGGAAGCTGCTTTACTAATTCCATACCGCTTCTGGTAGCTCTTGGCTGTATTTATATGAACATGTCCATTGAGGAGGTCATTACAGCGCTGACCATCAATGGAGCGGCAGCCGTAGACAGAGCGGATACTGTGGGAAGCCTGGAACCCGGAAAACAGGCAGACCTTGTGATTCTGAAATTCCCTTCTATTCACTTTATGCCGTATCATACAGGCATTAATCTGGTAGAAACTGTTATCAAAAAAGGGGAAACCGTATACCACAAAGAATGGAAATAA